GAACGGTTTTCGACAGAGGTGATTGTatcgaaagggttaaaagagACAAGACACAGGACCATAACGAAAAAAGCGTGAAATTTACGACACTGCATGTCACGGGTTGCAGCCTATGCCCTACCAACGGCTTCGTGCGCTCCTACGTCAGGCTACATATCGCTTTCCCAAGCCCAACCTTCTCAATTATACACTTACGCAGGTATCTGCAATATAATAGAGAGAATCGAAAACCCAATATATATTGGAACATAAGCAAGCCGTAAATCAACCAATAAAACGTTCATGTACAGTTACTCTAAGAATTAAGCACACGCTTACCTATGGTCGTGAAAATTGCCGGTAAAGTAAATATAGGGCGCTCTGGAGGTAAACTTTACGACTATATTTTGCagaaggaaataaagaaaaacgtATGCACGGAGGTCTATGAGTGTTTTATCAATGCATTTTTCGTGATAATGTATCGCACGCAAACGTGCACTCACGGACATTGATAAATCAATATCTGCAGTTGAAAATgtgcatttaaatttttaatttgtaagttcgcaaattcataattttccaaacttctaaaattcgcaAACGTGGATTCTTAAATATAAAGATTGCTAAATGAAAGAGTtatcaaatgtaaaaaattatatttgaaaattcctaaattttttaatttccaagtttcagaattttcaaacttgtaaattcctAAGAACTCAGGTCCCCAAACTCCCGCTCGCTAAACACATATTTGATGTTCAAACTGAAGCTGATAtacaaatgttatttattaatacttCTCAAGGAGCTCACTGTTTGCTTCAATATACTGAAAACATAGTAAACACAAATTGTTCTCAAACAACCGTTTTGCTCTACAAATTTTGATACTACAAATGTTTTTGATACAAATACATAAAAGATTCATTTGCAAATTGATAAGATCACATtcttatattttgtacaatgtCGTCAACGAAGCGCAAAATGCAGCAATTAACCGAGCGATGTGTGAAATAAAGTATACGTACATGTTTTACCTATGTAAACATATAAAATTGCCAATTTATGATTGGAGAAAGTTTAttgttaatgaaattttcattacCTACGTCTGTGAATAACAACGTTTGCACGCATATTATATCGCTGACCATCACACTCATTAATCACCGGTATATCAAGAATAAAAGAAAGGAAAACCTAACCTGAATTAACTTTGCCTAGAGAAACTGTGGTAATCATAATTAGTTATAATTATCGATACATTAATATGTTATTCGATGTTCGaacgaatttaatttaatgtaattttaaatgaGAATGATTTGATTATGTACATGGTCTATCAGGTTAGATTAGAAACTTAAATACGAGTAAGGAGAGTTGTACGATAAAATGTTACATTCTATTTCGGTCATCCGGTGTGTtaatgatattatcgataatgatatttgcaatatttatcgATAACACTATCGATATTAGCTGAAGTTCGAATACACATTTTCTTAAAACGGATCCGTTTAAAATTCAGACGAGAATGAATAgattttaatgataaaattataaagaattaaatttgaataaaaataagtaaagaATAGAAAAAACTTTACAGAACGTAAATTCATCCGACTTAACAACATCGAGGTGTTGTTGAGTATCGATAAAATATTGGTGAACTGTCGATAATCTTTATGcatattgaataaaatattcaataaaccTGAATATACACaactatcaatttttttttaattttagagataTTTTTCTCGAAATTGGCCGAGTATCAATGGCTAAAATTGCGTTTGCGTTAATTATAGATGTGAGCCTATAAATTCGCAGCGTGTAAAATATGACATGTAGAATCAACTTCTATGCAATCTTCAAAAGgcatttaaattaatatgcATAGATTACATTCAAGTattaagtaaaatttttttttaacgatGAGTTGTGTTTTAACAACGACTAGTCATATAACGCGAGGTTTGATAACGTATAGCAATATAAAGTAAGGTGTATAAcatatggcaatatagcgcgaggtTATACATTTGATGATATAGTACAAAAACAACGCATGTGATATAGCGCGAGGTTATACGATACATGAGAATATAAGTCATACAACTCGTGGCCATATAATGCGCAGTGATACCGTAAGTGTTTAATTTCTTTGTTAACTCgcatattcattttattttgttgtttctTCGTTTTACTAACATTTCTTTAACGCCTTAATGcttgtacttttattttaacaatataataaataacagtaagttcttcaaaatatttagaaatatttaaaagtagaATGGAGAAGAAAAAGGATTGGTTAATATTTAGATCAATTTGATTGAAGCTGTTATAACttatataacaaattatgtaaattttcaagtttcctttTTTAGTAAGGCCATATGTAATCGCCATAACTGGAACTGCATTTTAACTTGtttttaaaacttctaatatcaaaatataaaaggTTTGTACAATAAACTCTGCTTTctaagtaaatattaatttcaaactaCATTCTACTTTCGTTAATTTCGCTACATTTTGTCTGCAATGAGTTTAAAAGTGAATTTATAGACATTATAAAATGATagaacaaattataaataaacaaaagcgaaaaactaatttattattataaatgtaaataataattaaaatagtgtACCTTTATTGCTGAAAAGAAGAAAGTTTGCTTTAAATAAGAACAAAAACCGTAAAAGTTATagttaattttttgtaaatgtaaaatattgtatCGCGACAACTTAATATGGTATAAAATATCGTAATGtttgacaaaaaatatttttgaaagttaAGAATACTATCATCGTATCTCGTTGCTCTAATTTAGGTCGCGATCCCACTCTAGCAAGTCAGTTTATAAACAAGACACAAAAAGACAAGTTgcaattatatttcataaatttctatcgTTAAACatgacatttaataattttaatcgatTTAGGTGACATTAGTTACTGTCAATAAAGAAATATTAGAAAGGTAAAACTCTAAGTTATTAAACtcaagttaaaaataatataaaattcaataacaatcgaaaaaagcaatttataaaatagttcAGTTACGAAAATGATCTTTGTCTAACTTTCCACGTAAGAATAACAAAATCCCGATAATAAAAATGTCGTTAAAtctgttttcaattttatacgGGTTTGATGTTCGCGGTAAAAATGCTTTTTGCAGTTTCTACGATCAACAAAAACAGAATCAAAGCTACAAAACACCGTATCTGATGTAAACTTACAACTCTAAGAATGTAGTAAAACCAGTGAAGAAACTCTAAATGATGTTTACCTTAAGCAATTATCAAGATATTTGTAACAGTAAACGCGACGCTCTGGACGCGTTTAATTGATTTTGAAAAAtcggaaaattaaaaagaattcatCAGAACTTACCTTTCCGGCGACGGTCATATCTCCTTCCACGAATCGTAATCGATCGTATCCTTTCGCGTCCAAAGACCTTCTCGAATCCGTACAAATACTATTATGTACACAAATCATACACGCGAACGCGAGCGCACACACAACGCAAAGACACGGGAGTAAGAAAGACAGACCAAGAGTAAGTAGCTTTCACAAATACATTCCAGGCTCTGATTAAAAAGCGTCGATTGAAATTGATCTTTCTACTAAGAACAACAATGATCTCTGATAAAAAATCGTATGAAAAAGTTTGAACACAAAGAAATAGTAAAGGCTGAAGCACGCTTCCGGGATATTCCGTTAGATCCTGGAACGGTATCGATGTTCAGAAGAAAGCAGGACAGAATAACGACTACTCGCGGCGACGGCCGGTCAGTGAATGGAGCGAGCGAGAGCTACGACGTCATTACCCCCACTCTCGACTACGAGTCTTCGGGCAATGTCGTCACAGGCAGCAATGGCCACGAGTAGCCACGAGCAAGATAAAGTAAAACTGAATCGTGATTAAATAAATGACGAGTGCAtggtataacgcgtggcgatataacgtgtgattGTACCTTGACGAACATAGTAGGCGTCATTCGTtgatttttgttaataaattttcaactttgcaattttataaagtttgagaatgcgaagatttgaaaatttagaaatttggggacttaagcCCGTTGGAagattaaagatttgaaaactcgaggatttgaaaatttaaaaaattttggaatttagagatgtataaaatttaggaaatttaggaatttgaacatctttgaagtttgaaaatttcaagtttacacgTGATTCCCCAAAACTGAAGAGTGGTGGGGTGCCCCTCTACATTCGCCTTCATTCAAGGAAGTCTACATTGCACTTGACTGTACGTATACACATCTCATTTTATCTATTACATCTACAGTCACATATGCATTGTACTGATATAGAATCATTGTAATACAATGAGTAGTatgatttatcatttttaataatagctCCATAATATACATAACTTTATAGATTGTTTTTCACCTTTATTTTGCATACTGTAATTTGTACAATAagagttataatataataaatgccTGATACCTCATTTATGTTTTAGATAGATTATTACAATCAACACCAttttaatcataatcatgttcAGTTTTATTTGAACTAATAGAACTGGAATGATATTGCACAattcattattagaaaaaatataccTCAATatctaacaaaaatattatataaaaatgatttaaaaatgtaaaaacagtTTAATAAATATGAGTCTTATACAATCACGTATTcagtataaatattatataataaaatattcaacaaaaatatattaaaatatgtacatttaattaAGTAAATGTGAAATTATAGATTCAAACTCAAAACATGACATTCTACTCCAATACCCTGTTGTAATTAGATTTAACGCGCACTAAGTCCCATGAGTTACATAAATGTATCTAAAGAAAATTTCTGACGAATATAActtgtttgataaaaatattaaaaaaaagaaaattgtataatcaACCAGTTTCTTATTCAAATAATAACCAATTAATATATTTCGATATTCAAGTAATATAACAGATTTcaattgaaatatataaatctaaTATATAAACCATCACCAAATATATCATGAATGTAACAGaactttcagaattaaaaaaatacataaagaTCGCCGAAAACGAAAAAGAACTGTAATAAATATCAGCGATATATCGTTCAAAATGTTTGctgttatatattttatttatataacataaaacaaatcataaaaaaattaatttcaagaaaAACTAATTTGAGAATAATAATGAAAGATTTATCATTTATGTCaataactataataaaataattattattttattattactattgtaataataataactactattattatcaaccaaacatgtttgttataatttaaaacAGCTGTACAGACTTCAATTTATGTAATTAAGACGGTGGAACCCAACCACCAAATGCTTTTTCCAATTCTTGTGCTACAGCAATACACAAGTGATCATTATATGGGGCTGCAACAACCTTGAAgaaaacaatttcataattaattaacaagaaaattatttcacaATCAAAAtgattaagttaattttaatttctttacctGTATGCCAACAGGTAATCCATCATTGCTTAAACCAAGAGGCACTTGGCAAACTGGATATTTCATGACATTAAAGAGGCACCAATAACCAAAATTAAAAGGTCTTAAATAAGCCGTATAATGATAACTGGCTGGAAAAGGTGAAGATGGGTACAATAGCACCccgttattttgtaatttatcctAAAAATAgagatttaattgaattttaatagtTACACTAGCATACTAGTTAAAAAGtcgaaatttatttacatatgttTGAAATACGTGACTTCAAATTAAAACATACcgacaaaaattttttcatattttcggtTATATTTGTTGCCCATTCAGCGTTCTCTTTTGGAAAGAAATCTTCATCGATTAATTTCATAACTACGGAAAATGTATGCTCTGACTTTcttgttaaaaatttcataatttctgcACTGGTACTTGTGCAATActaaaacaaatattattttagttataattaatctattttttatttatataaatatataaatagtgTTTATTATATACCTTTTtgtttgttatatttaatttaaaattgacctCTTCATGGGTCATCCAATACCTCCATAGTCGAAAACTATATTCAGAACCTGGtatttttatctgaaaataTTACAAGTAAGCAATAAAATCAGaaaacaaatataacaaaatattaatttaaataagcgATATTATGTAACAATTAAATGCATACAATTTTTCACACACCTTTTTTGCTGATCCAGTAACTTCTTTTAAATGATGCACAGCTTTTAGAAGAGCAGCTCTCATTTCAGAACTTACTTTACTAGCTCTTATATCACCTGAACTTTCCTGGTAAAAAATATTAAGGCTTTTTACATTTACTACTGTATCAAGTTCTAAAGATGATTTCTTTTCCCCCACTAAAACTTTTAAAATAGGGGTTAAATCTTCTGCCTTCTTACATATTGGACCTGCTTGTGCCATAGAATCAGGACAATCACTTTGTCGAAGTCCAATACCTTTTAGTGATATTAAacctgaaaataattttattaaaaatttagaagtagtAAAATTTATCtattataaaacttttattatccaacataaatatattcataataataattcatgTAAACTATAAAAACCTGAAGTTGGTTTAAGTCCAAAAACGCCGTTAAAGAAGGCAGGCATTCTAGTAGATCCACCAATATCACTGGCAATAGAAAATGCTGACCCACAGGCAGCAATTATTGCTCCTTCTCCACCACTGCTTCCACCAACATTCCTCGTAGTATCATATGGATTACAAGTTTGTCCATATAAAATGTTCCTTGATTCAGTCCATAAATTTAACTCAGGAACATTTGTTTTTGCAATTAAGATTCCACCAGCattctttataaataatattgctgTAGCATCTTCTTCAGAACGATAATCACGTCTGCTTATTAAACCCATTGTATGAAGCATACCTACacaattacttttattaaacacattatgAGCTAAAGtaattatttcagtattttcaaaGATATCAtcatttaaaatagaaaataaaatgaaacactGAATGAACATTACCTTTAGCTTCATTGCTTTCTTTTGTTGTAAATGGTACACCTAAGAAAGGCTTTTCTTTCTTTAATGAATCTGTATTTTCTAACTTCTGTAATAGTTGATCTACTTGTTTAGCTTCTTCTAAAGCTTCAGAATACCTGTCTTCAACTACAGCATTTATTATACCATTTACTTCTTTTGCTCTTTCTATAAATGCTGTAACAACTTCTACAGAAGATACTTTTTTTgttctacaaaaatatttatatattgcaattttatacacGTAGATACTATTATCCTACATTTCTTTTGTTAATTATGTTAAGTCCTGAAAcctaaatgttaatataaaaagtaCCTGATCTTTTCAGCTAACTGTGATGCACTCATCAACaacaaatcattttttattggTGGAACCTTTTGTGACttattattatagtataatCCAAAAACTAAGTCtattaaataatcaaatacTGTATGGAATTGAATGATCATACATTTTAAGAagtatttgatcaaattttttattgcatcacatACTGTTTTGCAAGTATTATTCtcctaaaaaagaaaataatattatcaaaAACAATAAAATCAGAAAAAATGACTAATGTTTTATTAGTCTAAAACATACTTGTTTCAGCAAAAATATACATTGCGATAGTCATTATAGGAAATCAACACAAATTTATCATTTtgataatataatttgataacaGTATCGTTTGTGGTAACCAGTTAACTAGCAattcatacatttatacatttataagtaaaaattttataataaaccaTTACACaagacaaaataaatatatgatcaacatataaattttgctattagaaaattttgtttagaaaattaattctaattagTTAAAATAGttctaacaaaaatatttatttaaattaatgcaTTTTTGTTAGGTATATTTTTGCTAATTCAGATACAGaactgtatgattttattaaaaatagtttaaaataaTACTTCATTGCTTATAAATTAGTTcactaaatttattaaattttacctgatattttttatttttcaccgtTGTACACATATTGATacgaatattataaattatattatttgtaaaaactGTTGGATaccaaaaaatatatagttaaaaaattaactcAGCAGAATTGTCGAGTACATTAAATATTCCACACTGTATAATAGAATACAGCACACAACATATTAAGTCCGatcttatttgaaaattaagatttaCTTAACACTTTTGAAACCGGTACAATGTTATAGTCTCCGTCATTAGAGAACGTATTTACTATACTTTGTTCAACAACATACTATAGTAATTATATAATGAATTTTCATTCATTCTGCGCATCTCGGAATCATACATCGAGCATATATATCcagtgattttttattttgtatacattctatattattaattttgttcccATTTACGTATCGCTGCTACCATGTATATAATAAACGAAATGGAAAGCGCGTAGTAATGGAACCTATTGAAATCAGTCGGAGCTATATCAAATGCAATGTAGTTTATATGAGTTAGGACTGTTTACAACTAcacaaaaaatatcaaattgatATAAAACTTTAATTTATTGCATTCACAGGaaacattgtattatattatattgagcAATGTCGTTggagaaaatataaaatgcagAAAATTAGAAGAGAAAAAGTGgtacatgaaataaaattttcattataaatttatagacaattacttaaaatttaattattttcagaatCAAGCCATTGAGTTACTTTGGTCAGAAAAACAAGAAAGGACAACaaggaaaagaaaaatagaagaaGCAGAAAAAGCTCAGGATGTATCTGCGCAATGTAAAATTATGCATTGTTATAAAAGAAGCGAAAGGCAGTATTCCATGTGTTTTTCAAAACACAGAATTCTTTCTGAAATGAAGTCACATGTTACTCAAAAAAATTGGAGTActgttagaaatttatttttattattacttcatTTCTCTATAGATCTAGAACCATTGATATGgcgttacaattttatattaacattatatAGTAATATTGATAACTTATCTaatgtttctcaattttttcaaatgtGTATTGGTTGTCTTCATTCTGACAGAGatttaatgttacaaaatttattgcttttatcacataataaaaaatgaacttcCATATGTTTTATATGCTTTGTTCTTTTGTTATACAActgttgaaattaaattatttatttgattaattattaaGTCAATTAATGTttagtacaatttttaatatcatataCTAAGGAATTATGTCATCATAAATTTATGTTCTTTATAATGTTGAGTTTATCTTAAtagataaaaattatattacaaaatacattcatatgcttaaataaatattttggtaaagtaagaaaagaatttttgtattaaatggaaattaattttaaaatatcatggATTTTGAGAAGAAAATAATCATCAAAATTacttttacttaaaaatttgaagaaatccaTTTGGTCTTAAAAGCATTGCCGTAACTAGACTTATTCTCTGAAGTGGGTTGAATCCCTtagtttcattaataatttacaaacactaattttcttattttgtatTACAAAGAAAAGAAGCATTTAAATATTGCCATTTATTAACGTCTTGTTatgattaaaatattgtattaatttctacggtttataaaatattaattagtctGTACACTAATACGAATCGGCAAGTCAATTATTTTGGTACATGTAAACTAGCTTTGAAGTTCGTTGAAGCGAACGCCATTTTTGCGCCATTTTACTGCTGGGTTTGGAGAGCGTGGTGGCGGATCAGCATTCCCTGTCAATTaacttaatttataatttctcttAAGTAATATTTCAACGTCGAAAGTCCGTAAGTAATCatagaatatttataatttgaaagataaataattttt
Above is a window of Megachile rotundata isolate GNS110a chromosome 1, iyMegRotu1, whole genome shotgun sequence DNA encoding:
- the LOC100883514 gene encoding uncharacterized protein LOC100883514, which gives rise to MQKIRREKVNQAIELLWSEKQERTTRKRKIEEAEKAQDVSAQCKIMHCYKRSERQYSMCFSKHRILSEMKSHVTQKNWSTVRNLFLLLLHFSIDLEPLIWRYNFILTLYSNIDNLSNVSQFFQMCIGCLHSDRDLMLQNLLLLSHNKK
- the LOC100878456 gene encoding fatty-acid amide hydrolase 2, with the protein product MCTTVKNKKYQENNTCKTVCDAIKNLIKYFLKCMIIQFHTVFDYLIDLVFGLYYNNKSQKVPPIKNDLLLMSASQLAEKIRTKKVSSVEVVTAFIERAKEVNGIINAVVEDRYSEALEEAKQVDQLLQKLENTDSLKKEKPFLGVPFTTKESNEAKGMLHTMGLISRRDYRSEEDATAILFIKNAGGILIAKTNVPELNLWTESRNILYGQTCNPYDTTRNVGGSSGGEGAIIAACGSAFSIASDIGGSTRMPAFFNGVFGLKPTSGLISLKGIGLRQSDCPDSMAQAGPICKKAEDLTPILKVLVGEKKSSLELDTVVNVKSLNIFYQESSGDIRASKVSSEMRAALLKAVHHLKEVTGSAKKIKIPGSEYSFRLWRYWMTHEEVNFKLNITNKKYCTSTSAEIMKFLTRKSEHTFSVVMKLIDEDFFPKENAEWATNITENMKKFLSDKLQNNGVLLYPSSPFPASYHYTAYLRPFNFGYWCLFNVMKYPVCQVPLGLSNDGLPVGIQVVAAPYNDHLCIAVAQELEKAFGGWVPPS